A genomic window from Anticarsia gemmatalis isolate Benzon Research Colony breed Stoneville strain chromosome 6, ilAntGemm2 primary, whole genome shotgun sequence includes:
- the ova gene encoding ovaries absent, giving the protein MIANLPLLFVNGNPIALSAITAAELEKFITFMVTCSWGHDTAKDIRQPPWWPSDVAFSHPFVRPSVVPFDWEVRLKNLVKKCYEYHKSAFLLVFSAQLARYPRSRLRYVDNRDQTTSLYFRPSSRLLVTFRNENLLYDNGKPKTIEEISVKSTDIYLCDNCDSHFDNLDVLKAHERLCNNDNDTPSVATSSCSGGLPEFLSALKLQRLGEKHEDSTPVYYIDNETKPKNQRNAANIDRGPPYPFSSLAYMKNVKPSVQRDMTFARERVERYCCTTTPLSKQYNFKGKNQQFPVRYRRPIDYWQRKHVFPNQRNKTILDIKGQLMHLKCKPVSVKMERMSEDMIEEYLETLRKEAEIKRENMEDKDIVFVDGLECDQPADAEMKMLDPLIRADIDCEVIDLCSDDETPSVNENCDPRAGVTCVMRGGAVLRRTAATPQALPAEPCGARQRPLPVAILQPHPVILIAHTLNNLQTISID; this is encoded by the coding sequence ATGATCGCCAATCTGCCGCTTCTGTTTGTTAACGGCAATCCGATAGCTCTGTCGGCTATCACAGCGGCAGAGCTGGAGAAGTTCATAACATTCATGGTGACATGTTCCTGGGGACACGATACCGCGAAAGACATACGCCAGCCGCCGTGGTGGCCGAGTGACGTCGCGTTCTCACACCCGTTCGTCAGGCCCAGCGTGGTGCCGTTCGACTGGGAGGTGAGGCTGAAGAACTTGGTCAAGAAATGTTACGAGTACCATAAGAGTGCGTTCCTGCTGGTGTTCTCTGCACAGCTAGCCAGGTATCCGCGCAGCAGACTTAGGTACGTCGACAACAGAGACCAGACCACATCACTGTACTTCAGACCCAGCAGTAGGCTGTTAGTGACATTCAGAAATGAGAATCTACTGTATGACAATGGCAAACCGAAGACTATAGAGGAGATCAGTGTCAAGTCTACTGACATATACCTGTGTGATAACTGTGACAGTCACTTTGACAACTTGGATGTGTTGAAAGCACATGAGAGGCTATGTAATAATGACAATGACACTCCATCAGTGGCTACCAGTTCATGTAGTGGAGGTTTGCCTGAATTCCTATCAGCTTTAAAGTTGCAGCGCCTCGGAGAAAAGCATGAAGATTCTACTCcagtatattatatagataatgAAACTAAACCCAAGAATCAAAGGAATGCTGCAAACATTGACCGTGGTCCTCCATATCCATTCTCATCACTAGCATACATGAAAAATGTGAAACCAAGTGTTCAACGTGACATGACCTTTGCCAGAGAGAGAGTTGAACGTTATTGCTGCACAACAACCCCGCTgagtaaacaatataattttaagggCAAAAACCAGCAGTTTCCTGTGCGCTACAGAAGACCTATTGACTACTGGCAGAGAAAACATGTCTTCCCAAATCAGAGAAATAAAACCATACTTGACATTAAAGGCCAGTTAATGCATCTCAAATGTAAACCGGTATCTGTCAAGATGGAGAGGATGTCTGAAGACATGATCGAGGAGTATTTAGAAACATTGAGGAAAGAAGCCGAGATCAAAAGGGAGAACATGGAAGATAAAGATATAGTGTTTGTGGACGGGTTGGAGTGCGATCAGCCAGCAGATGCTGAGATGAAAATGTTAGACCCATTAATTCGTGCAGATATAGACTGTGAAGTGATAGATTTGTGTTCGGACGATGAAACTCCTAGTGTAAATGAAAACTGTGACCCACGTGCTGGGGTGACGTGTGTGATGCGTGGGGGTGCGGTGCTGCGGCGCACGGCGGCCACACCGCAGGCCCTCCCCGCAGAGCCCTGCGGCGCTCGCCAGCGCCCTCTGCCCGTCGCCATCCTCCAGCCACATCCTGTTATTCTCATAGCACATACTCTGAACAATTTACAGACTATATCCATAGATTGA